In uncultured Fibrobacter sp., a single window of DNA contains:
- a CDS encoding FISUMP domain-containing protein: VMICITACDDGSSGAGPDPVAEISSSSGDEAISSSSVTNKGTSSGGSPVSSSSTNSSSSAKSSSSTDAKSCSSSGLIPESCEEKDENRILTIYDTGERYVCKSGQYVKIESSSSSKVKKTCSADEEGTTRREDGVRFVCEDGYWVPVESSSSSKVSSSSYFDMTEQFNEKVSYGEFTDLRDGHKYRTVSMYDDSFERTYVIFAENLNYGKMVPGGTVQGDSTKYCYDDDSWYCENGWGGLYTWSNAMGFPAVCDSVSISAEACSQKFVYPSGYGQPQNYVQHQGICPDGWHIMNSGEWAHLDQRTGGSVAHYMGSKVAGFSNENLYGMSLLPAGYWNPVALEYGYISNSALYWLPQQYPEYDDCSYRVAIRTNEFNRTFRGLKTQGFSVRCVKNY; this comes from the coding sequence TTGTAATGATCTGTATTACAGCCTGTGATGACGGTTCCAGCGGTGCCGGACCGGACCCTGTTGCTGAAATTTCGTCTTCCAGTGGCGACGAAGCGATCTCCTCGAGTTCTGTCACAAACAAAGGAACATCTTCCGGTGGTAGTCCGGTGTCGTCTTCGTCAACGAACAGTTCGTCTTCCGCAAAATCAAGCTCTTCCACGGATGCCAAGAGCTGTTCTTCAAGCGGGTTGATTCCGGAATCTTGCGAAGAAAAGGATGAGAATCGTATTTTGACCATTTATGATACTGGGGAGAGATATGTTTGCAAGAGTGGTCAATATGTCAAGATTGAGTCCAGCAGCTCTAGTAAAGTAAAGAAAACGTGTTCCGCAGATGAAGAGGGAACAACTCGGAGAGAGGATGGGGTGCGATTTGTCTGCGAAGATGGATATTGGGTCCCAGTGGAATCATCTAGCTCATCTAAAGTCAGTAGCAGCAGCTACTTCGACATGACGGAGCAATTTAACGAGAAAGTGTCTTACGGTGAGTTCACGGACCTGCGCGACGGACACAAGTATCGTACGGTGAGCATGTATGATGATAGTTTTGAGAGAACCTATGTTATCTTTGCCGAAAACCTGAATTATGGCAAGATGGTTCCAGGCGGTACTGTGCAGGGAGACTCCACGAAGTACTGCTACGATGACGACTCGTGGTACTGCGAAAATGGCTGGGGCGGACTCTATACCTGGAGCAATGCAATGGGCTTTCCTGCCGTATGCGACAGTGTATCCATCAGTGCGGAGGCCTGTTCGCAAAAATTTGTTTATCCCAGTGGATATGGACAACCCCAGAACTATGTCCAGCATCAGGGAATCTGCCCGGATGGCTGGCATATTATGAATTCTGGCGAATGGGCGCATTTAGACCAGAGGACGGGGGGCAGTGTCGCCCACTATATGGGCTCGAAGGTTGCGGGCTTCAGTAACGAAAACTTGTATGGAATGTCCTTGCTGCCGGCAGGGTATTGGAATCCTGTGGCTCTAGAGTATGGATACATTTCAAATTCTGCGTTATATTGGCTGCCGCAACAATATCCAGAATATGATGATTGTTCATATCGAGTTGCGATTCGAACGAATGAGTTTAATAGAACCTTTAGAGGTTTAAAAACGCAGGGCTTTTCTGTCCGCTGTGTAAAAAACTACTAA
- a CDS encoding LEPR-XLL domain-containing protein: MSKFNKKNKKSKKNNRKNYKIESLEPRLLMDASVNDWNDELNALNVGAYTIDSDSSKIDGLLVVDTNDMDKELERLSLADVVNGQKVDFQQEWKDVKVHVKDCVDKVYDDAMKPYDDEVGRCRDVYDAANALLLY, translated from the coding sequence ATGTCTAAATTCAACAAGAAGAACAAAAAATCCAAGAAAAACAATCGTAAAAATTACAAAATTGAGTCTCTTGAACCGAGACTCTTGATGGATGCTTCGGTAAACGACTGGAATGATGAGCTCAATGCATTGAATGTTGGTGCCTACACAATTGATAGCGATTCCTCGAAGATTGACGGACTTCTTGTTGTTGATACCAACGATATGGACAAGGAACTGGAACGACTATCCTTGGCAGATGTCGTAAATGGCCAGAAGGTGGATTTTCAACAGGAATGGAAAGACGTAAAGGTTCATGTAAAAGATTGTGTCGATAAGGTTTATGATGATGCGATGAAACCTTATGACGACGAAGTGGGTAGGTGTAGAGACGTTTACGATGCTGCAAATGCACTGTTGTTGTATTAG